ATCAACGTTCGCCACCTGTAGCGCGGGGGGAAATGTTGCAGGCATAGAGGATGTGGCCTTGTACATGCATACGAAAGACCTGAGGAGTGATATTAGCGGAATGCAAAATCTGACGCTCTACACCGTCTTCGCTTTTGGCAAAGGCTCCACCCTTCTGAAATATGCGGCGATAAACGGAGGATTCAACGACTACGATGGAACGGGCCTTCCCGACAAGCAGGCCAAGTGGGACACGAGCGGGACAGGAAGTCCTGACACGTATTACGAAGCGCAAGAAGGGGCGGACCTCGAACAGGCGATGACGAACGCCCTTTCGACGATGCTGAAGAGGGCCTCATCGGGTACTGCTGCATCCGTTCTTGCCTCAGGTGAAGGGAGCGGCGCAAATCTCGTTCAGGCCGTCTTTTATCCGAGGCGGAGATTCGGCAATGACATTATCGCCTGGAACGGAGAAAACCAGAATTTCTGGTATTACATAGACCCTCTCTTTACGAACAGTTCCATCAGAGAGGAGACAGTTGCAGACGGAAAACTGAATCTCATCAATGACTATATCGCCCAGTTCTACTTCGACACTACCGCCCAGCAGACAAAGGCAAAGCGTTTCCAGGATACTTCCGGCACCGGTTCTCCCTTAACTGCTATGCCGACGGTCAACTTCGAGAACCTCGGGAGCATCTGGCAGGCTGGCGTATCGCTCTGGGCGCGGGACCTGAACTCAACTCCGCGGATTATTTACACGAATGTGGGGGGAAGCCTTGTCAACTTCGTCGACACCGCCTCTTCCACTTTCTCTTCATCTCTGGCCTCATATCAATGTTCTGTTACCAAGACGATATGCACCGCCGTCGGGACCTCCGCCTCTCCCTGCACAGGCGGGACTGATACATGCGCTGTCGATGACCAGAGGGCAAAGGATGTCATCAGGTATATCCACGGATACGATCTTACGAGCGACGGACAAGACTTCAATACCGTTGACAGGGACAACGACACGTTCCCTGATTACCGGTACAGAACCGTGACTATAAATGACGTGCCCCATATCTGGAAGTTCGGGGACATCATAGACTCGACCCCGAGAATAGCCTCATGGATAGCCTTGAATAGCTACAATAAAATGTATCAGGACAGCACCTACGGAATACCCCTTCAGGACGCCCTGGGCGAAGACCCCCCGGATCCGACCCACTATGTCACTACGGCAGGGTATAAGAGCAGGGGGATGGTATTTGTGGGAGGCAACGACGGGATGCTCCATGCATTTAAGCTCGGACACCTCGATCTGAACTGGTCAGGACAGGGGTCATTCGACAAGGCGAGACTCTCGAACGCTGACGCTACCGTTCCCCTCGGGCAGGAGATGTGGGCCTTCATCCCGAAGAATGTCCTTCCCTATCTCAAATACTTCGCGGACCCGGATTATTGCCACGTCTACTCAGTTGACCTCACCCCTTATATCTTCGATGCGAGTATCGGTCAGCCGGGCTCGGGCGATGTCTCAGGGAACGCGAGGACGGTCAGCTCATGGAGGACTATTCTTATCGGCGGCATGAGACTTGGCGGTGCATGCAGAAACCTGACCGCCACCTGCACGGACTGCGTAAAAACGCCGCTCGACAGTCTCGGTTATTCTTCCTACTTCGCCCTCGATGTCACCGATACCCTTGCCGATAAGACAAAGCCGCCGGTGCTTCTGTGGGAATTCTCCGACCCCACCCTCGGTTTTGCGACGAGCGGCCCCGCAGTGGTGAGGATCAGCACGACGAAGGCGGACGGGACTCCCGATATAACGACAAACGGCAAATGGTTCGTCATTCTCGGTTCAGGTCCGACAGGTCCCATCGATACGACGAACAATCAATTCCTCGGACACTCGGACCAGAATCTAAAATTGTTCGTACTCAATCTATATAACGGCTCCCTGGCAAGATCGATCGATACAACAATCCCCTTTGCCTTTGCGGGCTCTCTCCTCAATGCCTCAATCGATCCTGACGTTGGATCGGGGTTCGGCGCCCGATCTATTGATTATTCCGATGATGCCGCATACGTCGGATACGTGAAGAAGGCGTCAGACGGCACATGGACGGACGGGGGCGTAGGAAGAATATTTACGAACAACGATCCGAATCCGGGCAACTGGCAGTGGCGCAAGCTCGTTGACGGCATCGGTCCTGTTACGACCTCTATCACGAAGCTTCAGAGCCGAGATCAGGTGATCTGGCTCTATTTCGGGACAGGCCGGTATTTCTTCGAGATCCCTGATGGCAACGGAGGGACGTCAGTGGATGACGGAGACAACCTGAGGCGGCTCTATGGGATAAAGGAGCCCTGTTATGTCAGGGGGGCAACCGCTAAGATGGACCCGAGCAGTTCCGTCGGTTTCTGCCAAAGCACAGTGACGGGCGGATTGTCCGATGTCACCTGCGCAAGTGTCACCGGTTCAGTTGCAGTGGATAATTCGACATGTGCCGCCGTCCATGACACACTGGCATCAAATCCGAATACCGATACGAGTTTCAACGGATGGTATATAGTTCTCGATGGTTCCACGAACCCGTTGAACGCTGATCCGACTCAGAACTTCAGGGCCGAAAGGGTTATCACCGACCCCCTCGCGAGCCCGAGCACCGGTGTCGTCTTTTTCACTACGTATAAGGCCTACAGCGATGTCTGCGGAATCGGGGGAAAGAGCGCGATCTGGGCTGTGAAATATAACACGGGCGGCTCTGCAGGGGCTTCCTTAAAGGGCGTGGCGCTTTTGCAGGTCTCTACGGGGAGCATCGAACAGAAAGACCTATCGTCTGCCTTCACCGACAGGGGTTTACGAAAAACAGCGGCGATGGAAGGTGTGCCTCCGACCCAGCAGGGCTTGGCGATCATATCAACTCCTCCGCCGACAAAGAGAACCGTTCACATAAGGGAACGGTAAGGACGGGAAAAGATGAAACGTGAAAGACAGATTTCAGGACGGAACGAGGAAGGCCTCACATTAATAGAGCTCGTCGTCGTCGTGAGCATAATCGGCATCGTCGTTGCAGCCATGGGCATGCAGTTTCAAGGCTGGAGCGGCAGTTACGCGATCGAGAGCGAGGTCAAGCAGATCTATTCCGACCTCTTGAATACGAGGTTAAGCGCGATGCAGAGGAATCGGTCTCATTTCGTGGTCATCAATGCCGACAGATACCAGGTATTTCAGGACACGAATGAA
The window above is part of the Thermodesulfovibrionales bacterium genome. Proteins encoded here:
- a CDS encoding prepilin-type N-terminal cleavage/methylation domain-containing protein codes for the protein MKRERQISGRNEEGLTLIELVVVVSIIGIVVAAMGMQFQGWSGSYAIESEVKQIYSDLLNTRLSAMQRNRSHFVVINADRYQVFQDTNENGVYDAGTDQPLPSFLNPVKLTYQLAPLWLGTVTVDSKGLVSPNQTIRVNTDLNGDGAPDVYPDYDCIVLSTTRINMGKWDGAACDAK